In the genome of Raphanus sativus cultivar WK10039 chromosome 9, ASM80110v3, whole genome shotgun sequence, the window GCGATGCGTTTTGTAGAAGGATATCACCACCAGATACAAGCCAGTAGAAGCCAACAATCCACCAGACAAATGATATAATGGTGTTCATCGATTCACACGTCTTAGTGCTGACAAAAATTTCATTGGTGAAATcattagtaaatttttttagtttccTAAAGAACAAAGCAACTCAAAACAAGAAACTGAAGACAGTATGCTAATAGGATTCTCTTGCACGAAGCTTCCTAGATCACacacattattttattttgaatttccATCAATTGACGAAACTAATCCACAATAAAAGTAATAACTTTGGTAAATAAAGGACTAatctttttcattcttttttttttttgaacaatctCTTTCATTCTTACCAAGCTAAAATCACTCTTCGTAATAATAAGACACAGGAGAAAGACAAGATGCATTGTCGGGATTAGATACTGTCATAAACATCTAACCTAAGTACTAAAACAAACcctcaaagaaaaaaaaacagaaccaacTTCAAGAAACCAAGAACCAAACAAAAGGGAATGTCTTTCTTTAAGGAGCTAACCTGAGGATCCTATCATCACCATCTTCATTATCATCACTACCATTAATACCAGAACCTTCACCAGCTTCCAAatccccaccaccaccacccctGCTCGCGTTCCTCTTCCTAAACTCCAACCACACGAGCACAACGTGGACAAGGCACTGAACGGCGTACCCGCAGATCCAAACCCTAACCGGGACGTTCGGCTTCTCCTCCTTGTAAACCAGAAGCATCACAGCCGCGACGACCACGAAGGCCGCGTTCCAGAGCATGTCGAGAGCCACGACGGGCTTCGAGTAGCCCCAATCGGCTCGTCGCTCTTCGAGCTCCTGCGCGGCCGTCTCTCTCACGACCATCGAAGCTCCTCCTCGCCGACGACCCGAGGCTCGGCCTAGCAGGAGAGAGATTAAGGGCTGACGGCGCCGGGGAGATTGACGCGGGATGAGAAGTGGTGAGGCTGCGCTGGAATCGGACATGGTTGGAGGAGATTGAGGTGAAGAAGACATGGTCTGAAGAAGATTAATCTagggtttgtgtttttttctcgTACTGTGAAGCAGCTGAGAGGTCAAAATAGCGAAAGAGCTGCTGTAGTAGTATAGTATACATTTGTTTTCTCTGTAATTGTTTTTTAGTGAAATGATTTGGTGAATCGGTGAGTCATTTAATGTGTATTTAATTGTTAATTGTCCTTTAAAAACGCTAAATAATTACGCTATTGAATATTACAGACAATTTTAGGACATAACTGCACTATTTGAAGATTTTCTTTATTCTTCTTGGtccaaaattacaaaaaaaaaaaagaaagaaaaaaaaaatggatgtGGTGACATTCGGAGTGATAGTCGGAATCATCATACTCGTCTTCTGCATCGTCTGCTTTATCACCATCGAAGGCACCTGCTGCAACAAGTAACAAACTACCGCCGCTCTTCTCAGTCTCTCCCTCTCTTCTAGATCAATCAGATGTCCTTAGTCACCGATAAGACTCGCGGTTCCGTTTCTGCTTCTCGTGCTGTTCCTGCCGGATCTGTGCGTATACCATCATCACGAGGTTGAGAAGGTGATGAAGTTACCGGAGGAGCTGGCTGAGGAGGAGGATTTGAGGTTGTGTGGGTTTGGGCCTTGTCTCCATAACGATCACGATCACGAATCGAATTCTACCCTCTCTGGATTTGGTAATCGATTCATTGAGTTTTCAAAGTCCGTAGATTAATTTGATTCTTCAAGGATTAGAGTTCTCTTTCTTTATTACACAGCACCGTGGGTTAATGCGTTGGGATGCTCTCTTTTGGTTAGCTTGGCCTCACTCATTTGTCTGATTTTGCTCCCACTTATGTTCGGTAAGTAAATCTCTAGTCTATCTCTCTGTttaggtcttttttttttgttgtaaaacaGTTTATGTTTCAATTCTACAGTTCAAGGGAAGCCTGCAAAATGGTTTGTTGATGCCCTGGCTCTCTTTGGGGGTATGTCTGTCTTTTGTTTAGGTTGAAATGTATTGTATTGTATATATGATATGTTGCTACTTCAAATATTCTCTGTTGATTGAGTCGGTTTTAATCAGGCAGGAGCTATGTCGGGGGATGCTTTTCTTCACCAATTACCCCATGCTTTTGGTACAGTACAATGATCTGATCACTTCTTAGTAATATTCACAATGTTGTATATATAAACTGGTTTCTTTAAGCCTGCTCATTTTGCTGCCTTTAATAAACTGGTTTCTTATGCCAAGAGATATCTTCTAAACagcaaaaagtttttttttttttttgtggcagGTGGTGGTCACTCTCATTCGCATGATCACCATGAGAGCCATGGCCATCATGATCATTCTCATTCTGATTCGCCTTCACATTCACATTCTATACAAGACCTGTCTGTTGGATTGTCCGTTCTCGGTTAGTAGTAGTAAAACACTTTCTTTTTGTGTTTAGATAAATCAAACAAATTAGTTTGTGGCAGATTAATAAACTTCCAACTCAAAAAACATTGATTCTTGATCGTCTCTAGCTGGGATTGTGGACTTCCTTCTTGTGATAGGTGACGAGGTGCTGACCTGGCAACAACAGAAGAGTGTGAAAAAGAGTGACCTGGCACCTGCAGGGAGAAAAGAAGATTCAGTTATGCTTGTAAAGAGCCAGAGAGTCATATAGTATAAATAGATGAGTGCTTGTAACAGAATCTTTATGCATCTTGTGGTGATGTATCTGGGAGAGTTAGTGACTCTTGAATAAACCCTAGGATCTAGAGATTGGGAGATTGTAATCACAGTTATTGATCAATATAAGCCTCTGTTCTTGTCAACGTGCTCCTCCTTTTTGttactattttttaaagataggaGATGCTTCGGCTTCATCTGAAGAAGATGATAACATCTCTATCCTTGTGCAGCACAATTTTACTGATGGAATGGCGTTAGGAAGTGCGTTTCTCATCTACGGATCAGTTGGTGGATGGTCAAGAACCATCTTCTTACTTGCTCACGAGCTTCCCAAGAGGTATGTACTctgtttaatttatttgaagTATATACAATATTTACTTTGTAAAGTTAATACCTTATAACATCAGTCCTGACAATTTCGATACACCTGAACGGGTTTATTCAACAAAATAAATCTATTGTTactgatattttataaattattatgcAATCTAAAGTATTTTAAGTactggattttaaagtgtttggatgaagttttttatttaaaaataaaaattcaatgttatggttttaaataatattttaaaatggtttAACAAAAAGTATTTTACATTCTATAGTccatataaaatattgttaaaagtCATTAAAAGTTCAAATCATCCCAAAATTTAGATCGAGTAGATTTTCGTATATCTAATGTAACTCATCCTCACGTTACAGACCAATTAGATGAATGTACAGTTTACAATCGAGACACTAATTGgtaaataaaagattttttttcctttttatttaaatatatattttttgaaaaggaGCGGTAACAACGGTATAACGGATGGTAAAGGAAGGAAGAACTTAAAATAGAGAAAAGAGATTTACAGAGATGATTTTTTTGATCCTTGAGGAATACGTAAGGTACAGAGAAGACAAAGAGAtagagaggaagaggagagagagagggaggaggCTGGCTTCGAGGATGAAGCTGTGGAAACGAGCAGCCGCCGCTATAAAAGACCGTAAAAGCTTACTAGCCGTCGGATTCTCAAAGCGAACTCCGCACCATAACCTAGACCTCGAAGCAGCCATCATCAAAGCCACCTCCCACGACTCCTCCTCCATCGACTACTCGAACGCTCGCCGCGTCTACGACTGGATCCGATCCTCTCCCCTCAACCTCAAGACTCTCGTCCACACCCTCTCATCCCGCGTCAGCCACACGCGCAGCTGGATCGTCTCCCTCAAATCCCTTATGCTTCTCCACGGCGTCCTCTCCTGCAAGCTCCCTCCCGTCCTAGGCGAACTCCGCCGTCTCCCTTTCGACCTCTCCGGTTTCTCCGACGGGCATTCTTGTCTCAGCAAAACATGGGGGTTCAACATCTTCGTCCGGACCTACTTCGCTTTCCTCCGTAGCTACTCTATCTTCTTGTCTGATCAGTTTCATCGCCGTCGTCGATCTTCTTGTCAGCTCGAAAGGATCGAGAAACTGCAGTCTCTTCTCGATTTGATTCTACAGATCCGTCCCGTCGCTGACAACATGAAGAGAACGTTGATCCTAGAGGCAATGGACTGCGTCGTGATCGAGAGTATCAACATCTACGGTAGAATATGCGGCGGCGTCATCAGGTTCCTTCCGG includes:
- the LOC108823979 gene encoding IAA-alanine resistance protein 1 isoform X2; this translates as MKLPEELAEEEDLRLCGFGPCLHNDHDHESNSTLSGFAPWVNALGCSLLVSLASLICLILLPLMFVQGKPAKWFVDALALFGGAMSGDAFLHQLPHAFGGGHSHSHDHHESHGHHDHSHSDSPSHSHSIQDLSVGLSVLGDEVLTWQQQKSVKKSDLAPAGRKEDSVMLVKSQRVI
- the LOC108823979 gene encoding IAA-alanine resistance protein 1 isoform X1, with protein sequence MKLPEELAEEEDLRLCGFGPCLHNDHDHESNSTLSGFAPWVNALGCSLLVSLASLICLILLPLMFVQGKPAKWFVDALALFGGAMSGDAFLHQLPHAFGGGHSHSHDHHESHGHHDHSHSDSPSHSHSIQDLSVGLSVLAGIVDFLLVIGDEVLTWQQQKSVKKSDLAPAGRKEDSVMLVKSQRVI
- the LOC108827312 gene encoding E3 ubiquitin protein ligase RIE1; its protein translation is MSSSPQSPPTMSDSSAASPLLIPRQSPRRRQPLISLLLGRASGRRRGGASMVVRETAAQELEERRADWGYSKPVVALDMLWNAAFVVVAAVMLLVYKEEKPNVPVRVWICGYAVQCLVHVVLVWLEFRKRNASRGGGGGDLEAGEGSGINGSDDNEDGDDRILSTKTCESMNTIISFVWWIVGFYWLVSGGDILLQNASHLYWLTFVFLSFDVFFAVFCVVLACLIGIALCCCLPCIIALLYAVAGQEGASEADLSILPKFKFQMMNNGEKQTDGGGKMIPMEAGTEYSGNERVLEPEDADCCICLSSYEDGTELVTLPCNHHFHSTCIEKWLKMNATCPLCKFNILKGNEQE
- the LOC108823979 gene encoding IAA-alanine resistance protein 1 isoform X3 — encoded protein: MKLPEELAEEEDLRLCGFGPCLHNDHDHESNSTLSGFAPWVNALGCSLLVSLASLICLILLPLMFVQGKPAKWFVDALALFGGAMSGDAFLHQLPHAFGGGHSHSHDHHESHGHHDHSHSDSPSHSHSIQDLSVGLSVLD
- the LOC108823978 gene encoding putative clathrin assembly protein At1g68110 isoform X2 produces the protein MIFLILEEYVRYREDKEIERKRRERGRRLASRMKLWKRAAAAIKDRKSLLAVGFSKRTPHHNLDLEAAIIKATSHDSSSIDYSNARRVYDWIRSSPLNLKTLVHTLSSRVSHTRSWIVSLKSLMLLHGVLSCKLPPVLGELRRLPFDLSGFSDGHSCLSKTWGFNIFVRTYFAFLRSYSIFLSDQFHRRRRSSCQLERIEKLQSLLDLILQIRPVADNMKRTLILEAMDCVVIESINIYGRICGGVIRFLPGSSGKTDAAAMLKIVNKATSQGEDLALYFEFCKSFGVPNARDTPQFVSIPKAEVETIKKMIKNEEVVVEEEKAMVVWEKPRLETIITEEWESFEDDECCFREKVVKEYQKHPLPGLIVSYQEPVYIQYMMPDLITF
- the LOC108823978 gene encoding putative clathrin assembly protein At1g68110 isoform X1 yields the protein MVKNHLLTCSRASQEEYVRYREDKEIERKRRERGRRLASRMKLWKRAAAAIKDRKSLLAVGFSKRTPHHNLDLEAAIIKATSHDSSSIDYSNARRVYDWIRSSPLNLKTLVHTLSSRVSHTRSWIVSLKSLMLLHGVLSCKLPPVLGELRRLPFDLSGFSDGHSCLSKTWGFNIFVRTYFAFLRSYSIFLSDQFHRRRRSSCQLERIEKLQSLLDLILQIRPVADNMKRTLILEAMDCVVIESINIYGRICGGVIRFLPGSSGKTDAAAMLKIVNKATSQGEDLALYFEFCKSFGVPNARDTPQFVSIPKAEVETIKKMIKNEEVVVEEEKAMVVWEKPRLETIITEEWESFEDDECCFREKVVKEYQKHPLPGLIVSYQEPVYIQYMMPDLITF